A genomic segment from Glycine soja cultivar W05 chromosome 18, ASM419377v2, whole genome shotgun sequence encodes:
- the LOC114396955 gene encoding uncharacterized protein LOC114396955 translates to MECVSSTSFSVAVNGSIYGHFKGQRGLRQGDLLSPYLFVLCLEYFSRDMSSLKDDANFKFHPNCVGIQLSHLAFADDIMLLSREDIPSVSTMFAKLQHFCRVSRLSISSNKSVIYSAGIRPHELSHIQQLTGFSLGDFPFRYLGVPLLSSRLNVCHYAPLLSKITGLIQGWSKKSLSYAGKLELIRVVIQGIVNFWMGIFPLPQSVLDQINTSCRNFLWGKADIGKNKPLVAWSVVCSPKKEGGLGLFNLKD, encoded by the coding sequence ATGGAATGTGTTTCTTCCACTTCCTTTAGTGTGGCAGTCAATGGATCCATTTATGGTCACTTCAAAGGGCAGCGGGGTCTTAGACAAGGGGATCTTCTCTCCCCTTATCTGTTTGTGCTCTGTTTGGAGTACTTTTCTAGAGATATGAGCAGCCTCAAGGATGAtgccaattttaaatttcatcccaACTGTGTAGGTATTCAGCTATCTCATTTGGCTTTTGCAGATGATATTATGCTTCTATCTAGAGAAGATATCCCTTCTGTGTCAACTATGTTTGCCAAGCTTCAGCACTTCTGTAGGGTTTCAAGGCTTTCCATCAGCTCTAATAAATCTGTCATATACTCAGCCGGTATTAGGCCTCATGAGCTTTCTCATATTCAGCAGCTTACTGGATTTAGCCTGGGTGACTTCCCTTTTAGATACTTGGGTGTTCCCCTTTTATCATCTAGATTAAATGTATGTCATTATGCTCCCTTGCTTTCCAAGATTACTGGTCTGATTCAGGGATGGAGCAAGAAGTCTTTATCTTATGCAGGTAAGTTAGAGTTGATCAGAGTAGTTATTCAAGGAATTGTGAATTTCTGGATGGGGATTTTTCCTTTGCCGCAATCTGTTCTGGACCAGATCAACACTTCGTGCCGTAATTTTCTGTGGGGCAAAGCGGATATTGGCAAAAACAAGCCCTTGGTTGCTTGGTCAGTAGTTTGTTCTCCGAAAAAAGAAGGGGGTTTAGGCCTttttaatctcaaggactgA
- the LOC114397522 gene encoding phytoene synthase 2, chloroplastic-like — protein MSGVLLWVSCGPKENPISIVGLAGRGGRSQRRFGLCNGISFASFSPAVADPSRSSEERVYEVVLKQAALVKEKNKGTKRALNLDKPTVEGDLTHGDLLSAAYDRCGEVCAEYAKTFYLGTQLMTQERRKAIWAIYVWCRRTDELVDGPNASHITPKALDRWEQRLYDVFEGRPYDMYDAALSDTVSKYPVDIQPFKDMIEGMRLDLRKSRYNNFDELYLYCYYVAGTVGLMSVPVMGIAPESKASTESVYNAALALGIANQLTNILRDVGEDARRGRVYLPQDELAQAGLSDDDIFRGKVTDKWRNFMKGQIQRARMFFDEAEKGVSELNSASRWPVWASLLLYRQILDSIEANDYNNFTKRAYVGKVKKLLSLPAAYGRALLGPQKLTKMVTRSM, from the exons ATGTCTGGTGTTCTTCTTTGGGTGAGTTGTGGACCCAAGGAGAACCCCATCTCCATTGTTGGTCTTGCTGGAAGAGGTGGCAGAAGCCAGAGGAGGTTTGGACTGTGCAATGGGATCAGTTTTGCAAGCTTTTCACCAGCAGTGGCAGACCCTTCAAGATCCTCAGAGGAGAGGGTATATGAGGTGGTGTTGAAGCAAGCAGCACTGGTCAAGGAGAAGAATAAGGGCACCAAGAGAGCACTGAATTTAGACAAACCAACAGTTGAAGGTGATTTAACCCATGGGGATCTGTTGAGTGCTGCTTATGATAGGTGTGGTGAAGTCTGTGCTGAATATGCCAAGACATTTTATCTTG GCACACAATTGATGACCCAAGAGCGCAGAAAAGCCATCTGGGCCATATACG TGTGGTGCAGAAGAACCGATGAACTAGTGGATGGACCTAATGCTTCTCACATCACACCAAAGGCCTTGGACAGGTGGGAGCAAAGACTATACGATGTTTTTGAAGGCCGGCCTTATGATATGTATGATGCTGCCCTCTCAGATACAGTTTCAAAGTACCCAGTTGATATACAG CCATTTAAGGACATGATTGAAGGGATGAGGCTGGATCTGAGAAAGTCAAGATACAATAACTTTGATGAACTCTACCTTTACTGCTACTATGTAGCTGGGACAGTGGGACTCATGAGTGTTCCAGTAATGGGGATAGCACCAGAATCAAAGGCTTCGACAGAGAGTGTCTATAATGCTGCATTGGCACTTGGCATTGCTAATCAACTTACCAACATTCTCAGAGACGTTGGAGAAGA TGCAAGAAGAGGAAGAGTATATCTTCCACAAGATGAATTGGCACAAGCTGGCCTATCAGATGATGACATTTTTAGAGGGAAAGTTACCGACAAGTGGCGCAATTTCATGAAGGGCCAAATACAGAGAGCAAGGATGTTTTTTGATGAGGCAGAGAAGGGAGTTTCAGAGCTCAACTCTGCAAGCAGGTGGCCAGTATGGGCATCTTTGTTGTTGTATAGGCAAATCTTAGATTCTATTGAAGCCAATGACTACAATAACTTCACTAAAAGAGCTTATGTAGGTAAAGTTAAGAAGCTATTATCACTACCTGCTGCATATGGAAGAGCACTTCTAGGTCCCCAAAAGTTGACCAAAATGGTTACGAGAAGTATGTAA
- the LOC114395295 gene encoding transcription termination factor MTERF15, mitochondrial-like isoform X2 produces the protein MPNLTTFTEIYGNYHKGDTFTVSYLINSCGVSPRKAKELSNRINLKTPDGPNAVIDLLNNYGFTKTHLAKLVEKHPLVLVADAENTLLPKLKFFRSIGLSNTDMRKILIANHTLNRSLKKFFIPRYEILRRVLGDDQEVVRAITNSRFGFTYGDTMNLVPNIEVLRQSGVPQASITFLMINSATVAYWKHSRFVEAVNTAKEIGLNPLRTNFIVAVEMLLIRSKAVWESRFEVYERWGWNREMALQVFRKFPCVMKLSEETFAKKMSFLVKDMGWLSEDIAEYPQVIAYNLEKRIIPRFSVIKILKSKGLIENKLHLSAIICITEKKFLENFVVSFQKDLPLLPDVYGGKVKPSNVM, from the exons ATGCCAAATCTGACAACGTTCACTGAAATCT ATGGAAACTACCACAAAGGTGACACTTTTACTGTGTCTTATCTCATCAACTCATGTGGGGTGTCCCCAAGAAAAGCCAAGGAACTCTCCAATAGGATCAATTTGAAAACCCCAGATGGCCCAAATGCTGTTATTGATCTTCTCAACAACTATGGCTTCACCAAAACCCATCTTGCAAAACTTGTGGAGAAACACCCTTTGGTGCTTGTTGCGGATGCAGAGAATACCCTTTTGCCTAAACTCAAGTTCTTCCGTTCTATTGGGCTTTCCAACACTGACATGCGTAAGATTTTAATTGCTAACCATACCTTGAACAGGAGCTTGAAAAAATTCTTCATCCCACGTTATGAGATCCTCAGACGTGTACTTGGTGATGATCAAGAAGTTGTTAGAGCTATAACAAATTCCCGATTTGGTTTTACATATGGTGACACAATGAACTTGGTTCCAAACATTGAGGTTTTGAGGCAGTCTGGTGTGCCGCAAGCTTCTATCACTTTCCTGATGATCAATTCTGCGACTGTAGCCTACTGGAAGCATTCCAGATTTGTGGAAGCTGTCAACACTGCTAAGGAAATTGGGCTTAATCCCTTGAGAACAAATTTTATTGTGGCCGTTGAAATGCTTCTAATTAGGAGCAAAGCCGTATGGGAATCAAGGTTTGAGGTTTATGAGAGGTGGGGTTGGAATCGCGAAATGGCTCTTCAAGTATTTCGAAAGTTTCCCTGTGTTATGAAGTTGTCAGAGGAGACGTTTGCcaaaaaaatgagtttcctaGTGAAAGATATGGGTTGGTTATCAGAAGATATTGCTGAATATCCTCAGGTGATAGCGTACAACTTGGAGAAGAGGATTATCCCTAGATTCTCGGTAATcaaaatcttgaaatcaaaaggTCTGATTGAGAACAAATTGCACTTAAGTGCCATTATTTGCATAACTGAGAAAAAATTTCTAGAGAATTTTGTGGTCAGTTTTCAGAAAGATTTGCCTCTCTTACCAGATGTCTATGGTGGAAAGGTCAAGCCTTCAAATGTAATGTAA
- the LOC114395295 gene encoding transcription termination factor MTERF15, mitochondrial-like isoform X1, with the protein MVPNFLIARLTASLSSFTHHRSTQTQLGSLLQHKHNAFLFFFNSFSSGTSSDSESDGNYHKGDTFTVSYLINSCGVSPRKAKELSNRINLKTPDGPNAVIDLLNNYGFTKTHLAKLVEKHPLVLVADAENTLLPKLKFFRSIGLSNTDMRKILIANHTLNRSLKKFFIPRYEILRRVLGDDQEVVRAITNSRFGFTYGDTMNLVPNIEVLRQSGVPQASITFLMINSATVAYWKHSRFVEAVNTAKEIGLNPLRTNFIVAVEMLLIRSKAVWESRFEVYERWGWNREMALQVFRKFPCVMKLSEETFAKKMSFLVKDMGWLSEDIAEYPQVIAYNLEKRIIPRFSVIKILKSKGLIENKLHLSAIICITEKKFLENFVVSFQKDLPLLPDVYGGKVKPSNVM; encoded by the coding sequence ATGGTTCCTAATTTTCTCATTGCAAGGTTAACTGCATCATTATCATCGTTCACACACCACAGGAGTACCCAAACCCAATTGGGTTCTCTGCTTCAACACAAACACAatgctttcctttttttcttcaattcatTCTCTTCTGGCACCTCTTCTGATTCTGAATCAGATGGAAACTACCACAAAGGTGACACTTTTACTGTGTCTTATCTCATCAACTCATGTGGGGTGTCCCCAAGAAAAGCCAAGGAACTCTCCAATAGGATCAATTTGAAAACCCCAGATGGCCCAAATGCTGTTATTGATCTTCTCAACAACTATGGCTTCACCAAAACCCATCTTGCAAAACTTGTGGAGAAACACCCTTTGGTGCTTGTTGCGGATGCAGAGAATACCCTTTTGCCTAAACTCAAGTTCTTCCGTTCTATTGGGCTTTCCAACACTGACATGCGTAAGATTTTAATTGCTAACCATACCTTGAACAGGAGCTTGAAAAAATTCTTCATCCCACGTTATGAGATCCTCAGACGTGTACTTGGTGATGATCAAGAAGTTGTTAGAGCTATAACAAATTCCCGATTTGGTTTTACATATGGTGACACAATGAACTTGGTTCCAAACATTGAGGTTTTGAGGCAGTCTGGTGTGCCGCAAGCTTCTATCACTTTCCTGATGATCAATTCTGCGACTGTAGCCTACTGGAAGCATTCCAGATTTGTGGAAGCTGTCAACACTGCTAAGGAAATTGGGCTTAATCCCTTGAGAACAAATTTTATTGTGGCCGTTGAAATGCTTCTAATTAGGAGCAAAGCCGTATGGGAATCAAGGTTTGAGGTTTATGAGAGGTGGGGTTGGAATCGCGAAATGGCTCTTCAAGTATTTCGAAAGTTTCCCTGTGTTATGAAGTTGTCAGAGGAGACGTTTGCcaaaaaaatgagtttcctaGTGAAAGATATGGGTTGGTTATCAGAAGATATTGCTGAATATCCTCAGGTGATAGCGTACAACTTGGAGAAGAGGATTATCCCTAGATTCTCGGTAATcaaaatcttgaaatcaaaaggTCTGATTGAGAACAAATTGCACTTAAGTGCCATTATTTGCATAACTGAGAAAAAATTTCTAGAGAATTTTGTGGTCAGTTTTCAGAAAGATTTGCCTCTCTTACCAGATGTCTATGGTGGAAAGGTCAAGCCTTCAAATGTAATGTAA
- the LOC114395157 gene encoding transcription termination factor MTERF15, mitochondrial-like, with protein sequence MVTNFLIVRLTASFTHHRSTPIQLGSLLQHKHNAFLLFFSSFTSGTSSDSELDGNQHKGDNFTVPYLINSCGVSPKLARKLSKKVNLKTPNGPNSVLDLLNNYGFDKTHLAKLVEKHPMVLVANAENTLLPKLKFFRSIGVSNTDMPKILLCNHVLLVSSLENYLIPRYEILRSVLRDDQEVVRALKNAPFGFTYGSFINSLVPNIKVLRQSGVPQASVSYLMIHSGAVVYSKHSRFVEAVNTAKEIGFNPLRISFINAIEMHLSRSKAVRESRFEVYEKWGWNGEMALQVFRKFPYVMKLPEETFTKKMSFLVKDMGWLSEDIAEYPQVLAYNLEKRIIPRFSVIKILKSKGLLEKNVHFSKIICVTEKLFLEKFVINYQKDLPFLPDFYNSLTNQRNVV encoded by the coding sequence ATGGTTACTAATTTTCTCATTGTAAGGTTGACTGCATCTTTCACACACCACAGAAGCACCCCTATCCAATTGGGTTCTCTGCTGCAACACAAACACAAtgctttccttcttttcttcagTTCATTCACTTCAGGAACCTCTTCTGATTCTGAATTAGATGGAAACCAACACAAAGGTGACAACTTTACCGTGCCATACCTCATCAACTCATGTGGGGTGTCCCCAAAACTTGCTAGGAAACTCTCCAAAAAGGTCAATTTGAAAACCCCAAATGGCCCAAATTCTGTTCTGGATCTTCTCAACAACTACGGGTTTGACAAAACCCATCTTGCAAAGCTTGTAGAGAAACATCCCATGGTGCTTGTTGCTAACGCAGAGAACACCCTTTTGCCTAAACTCAAGTTTTTCCGTTCTATTGGGGTTTCCAACACTGACATGCCTAAGATCCTACTTTGTAACCATGTATTATTGGTGAGTAGCTTGGAAAATTACCTCATCCCACGTTACGAGATCCTAAGGAGTGTACTTCGTGACGATCAGGAAGTTGTTAGAGCTTTGAAAAACGCCCCATTTGGTTTTACGTATGGTAGCTTTATAAACAGCTTGGTTCCAAACATCAAGGTTTTGAGGCAATCTGGTGTGCCCCAAGCTTCCGTGTCTTACCTGATGATCCACTCTGGGGCTGTAGTCTACTCCAAACATTCAAGATTTGTGGAGGCTGTCAACACTGCTAAGGAAATTGGGTTTAATCCTTTGAGAATAAGTTTTATTAATGCTATTGAAATGCATCTAAGTAGGAGCAAAGCAGTGCGAGAATCAAGGTTTGAGGTTTATGAGAAGTGGGGTTGGAATGGCGAAATGGCTCTTCAAGTATTTCGAAAGTTTCCCTATGTTATGAAGTTGCCCGAGGAGacatttaccaaaaaaatgagtttcctaGTGAAAGATATGGGTTGGTTATCAGAAGATATTGCTGAATATCCTCAGGTGTTAGCGTACAACTTGGAGAAGAGGATTATCCCTAGATTCTCGGTaatcaaaatattgaaatcaaaAGGTCTGCTTGAGAAAAATGTGCATTTCAGTAAAATTATTTGCGTAACTGAGAAATTATTTTTGGAGAAATTTGTCATCAATTATCAGAAAGATTTGCCTTTCTTGCCAGATTTCTACAACAGTTTGACTAATCAACGGAATGTAGTATAG